A single region of the Camelus ferus isolate YT-003-E chromosome 2, BCGSAC_Cfer_1.0, whole genome shotgun sequence genome encodes:
- the SOD3 gene encoding extracellular superoxide dismutase [Cu-Zn], translated as MLALLCAYLLTATHASEAWTNPDPQDPGFGMEEQIRDMHAKVTEIWQEMKQRRAASGQDAALHAACRVLPSAALAAAQPRVRGLVLFRQLRPGALLEAFFHLEGFPTEPNVTSRAIHVHQFGDLTQGCDTTGPHYNPLGVPHPKHPGDFGNFAVRDGQLWKYRSGLNASLCGPHAIVGRAVVVHEGEDDLGRGGNQASVENGNAGRRLACCVVGLCGPGPWARQAQEHAEHKKRRRESECKTS; from the coding sequence ATGCTGGCGCTGCTCTGTGCCTACCTGCTCACGGCGACACACGCCTCGGAAGCCTGGACCAACCCAGACCCGCAGGACCCCGGCTTCGGCATGGAGGAGCAGATCCGCGACATGCACGCCAAAGTGACGGAGATCTGGCAGGAGATGAAGCAGCGGCGGGCGGCGAGTGGCCAAGATGCTGCGCTGCACGCCGCCTGCCGCGTGCTGCCGTCGGCCGCGCTGGCCGCGGCGCAGCCCCGGGTGAGGGGCCTCGTGCTCTTCCGGCAGCTCCGGCCCGGCGCCCTGCTCGAGGCCTTCTTCCACCTGGAGGGCTTCCCGACCGAGCCCAACGTCACCAGCCGCGCCATCCACGTGCACCAGTTCGGGGACTTGACCCAGGGCTGCGACACCACCGGGCCGCACTACAACCCGCTGGGGGTGCCGCACCCGAAGCACCCGGGCGACTTCGGCAACTTCGCCGTGCGCGACGGCCAGCTCTGGAAGTACCGCTCCGGCCTGAACGCCTCGCTCTGCGGGCCGCACGCCATCGTGGGCCGCGCCGTGGTGGTCCACGAGGGCGAGGATGACCTGGGCCGCGGTGGCAACCAGGCCAGCGTGGAGAACGGCAACGCGGGCCGCCGGCTGGCCTGCTGCGTGGTGGGGCTGTGCGGGCCCGGGCCCTGGGCGCGCCAGGCGCAGGAGCACGCCGAGCACAAGAAGCGGCGGCGCGAGAGCGAGTGCAAGACCAGCTGA